A single region of the Corallococcus caeni genome encodes:
- a CDS encoding carbonic anhydrase, whose protein sequence is MKKLIRGLLDFRRHTLPSYRATFARLAKGQSPDCLFISCADSRVVPNLLVSTDPGDLFTVRNVGNLVPPAANNGQSTGDRGEAAAIEFSLGFLPIEDVVVCGHSGCGAMKAILAGGAVDGAPNLVQWLGHGAPSLKALKENTQVGAGLPDADRLSQLNVLEQLEHLKTYPIVRERLAAGTLRLHGWWFDIGAAQVHAYRPDLGRFVPIDETEGERLLTELTEEQPGLRAVQ, encoded by the coding sequence GTGAAGAAGCTCATCAGAGGTCTGCTCGATTTCCGGCGTCACACGCTGCCCTCGTACCGGGCGACCTTCGCGAGGCTCGCGAAGGGGCAGTCTCCTGACTGCCTCTTCATCAGCTGCGCGGACAGCCGCGTGGTGCCCAACCTGCTCGTCTCCACGGACCCCGGTGACCTCTTCACCGTGCGCAACGTGGGCAACCTCGTGCCGCCCGCCGCGAACAACGGGCAGTCCACGGGGGACCGTGGCGAGGCGGCGGCCATCGAGTTCTCCCTGGGCTTCCTGCCCATCGAGGACGTCGTGGTCTGCGGCCACTCGGGCTGCGGCGCGATGAAGGCCATCCTGGCCGGAGGCGCCGTGGACGGCGCGCCGAACCTCGTGCAGTGGCTCGGGCACGGAGCGCCCTCGCTCAAGGCGTTGAAGGAGAACACCCAGGTGGGCGCGGGGCTGCCCGACGCGGATCGCCTCTCCCAGCTGAACGTCCTCGAGCAGCTGGAGCACCTGAAGACCTACCCCATCGTGCGGGAGCGGCTCGCGGCGGGGACGCTGCGGCTGCACGGCTGGTGGTTCGACATCGGGGCGGCGCAGGTTCACGCCTACCGGCCCGACCTCGGCCGCTTCGTTCCCATCGACGAGACCGAGGGGGAGCGGCTCCTGACGGAGCTGACGGAAGAGCAGCCGGGTCTGCGCGCCGTCCAGTAA